One genomic window of Methanosarcina acetivorans C2A includes the following:
- the iorA gene encoding indolepyruvate ferredoxin oxidoreductase subunit alpha, which translates to MTTREYMLGNVAIARGLLEGGVQLAAGYPGTPSSEIIDTLASREGRDYYIEWSVNEKVAMEVAVGAAWAGVRSVVTMKHVGLNVAADPFMTLAYAGTKGGLIAIVADDPSCHSSQNEQDTRRYAQFALVPCFDPSTPQEAKDMIPYAFEFSEKFEIPVIFRPTTRISHGKSDIELGGIPTDKPEPNFEKLLDRWVMLPKNARPRHTHLLSIQKAMEDALAESPWNSLELKPDAKLGVIGAGIASVYAKEALEELGLEASFLKIGTYPVPKKLILEMLETVNAVLIFEELEPIVEEQVKLIAQEAGLPVTVMGKAGSFVPREGELDISAFLEALKKAFDLDVEPETGSISLELAPRPPALCAGCSHRATFYSMKKVFGKDAIYPSDIGCYTLGIQSGTVETTLCMGSSISIASGLYHAGEKRPICCSIGDSTFFHTGMNSLLNAVFNKANITVTILDNRITAMTGHQPNPGVGYTITGEPTVEVSLAELCRAMGTGSVAVVDPYNLEETQEAFKAAKDFEGTAVVIAKQPCVISGKRAGIKRIPYVVDPEKCEGCKQCVKFGCPAIEFDEENKRAVITALCSGCGVCAQICKFDAIREVKR; encoded by the coding sequence ATGACTACACGCGAGTACATGCTTGGAAACGTGGCAATCGCCCGGGGCCTTCTGGAAGGCGGCGTACAGCTAGCTGCAGGCTATCCGGGAACTCCTTCTTCGGAGATTATAGACACGCTTGCTTCCCGGGAGGGCCGGGACTACTATATAGAATGGTCCGTGAACGAAAAGGTTGCAATGGAAGTGGCAGTCGGAGCCGCCTGGGCCGGGGTGCGTTCGGTGGTGACCATGAAGCACGTCGGGTTAAATGTTGCAGCCGACCCCTTCATGACCCTCGCCTATGCAGGGACAAAAGGCGGGTTGATCGCAATTGTGGCTGATGACCCTTCCTGCCACTCTTCCCAGAACGAGCAGGATACAAGGCGTTATGCCCAGTTTGCCCTTGTGCCCTGTTTTGATCCCTCAACCCCTCAGGAAGCCAAGGATATGATTCCTTATGCTTTTGAGTTTTCTGAAAAATTTGAAATTCCGGTTATCTTCCGACCCACAACCAGGATCTCCCATGGGAAATCCGATATCGAGCTAGGGGGAATTCCGACAGACAAACCCGAGCCTAATTTTGAAAAACTGCTCGACCGCTGGGTCATGCTGCCCAAGAATGCTCGGCCCCGCCATACCCATCTCCTCTCGATCCAGAAGGCAATGGAGGACGCGCTTGCCGAATCCCCCTGGAACTCCCTGGAACTGAAACCTGATGCAAAACTCGGGGTAATAGGAGCAGGTATCGCATCCGTTTATGCAAAAGAGGCCCTGGAGGAACTGGGGCTTGAAGCATCCTTCCTGAAGATAGGGACCTATCCTGTCCCGAAAAAGCTTATTCTGGAAATGCTTGAAACAGTAAATGCTGTTCTTATCTTTGAAGAACTCGAACCGATTGTGGAAGAGCAGGTAAAGCTGATTGCGCAGGAAGCCGGCCTTCCGGTTACGGTCATGGGAAAAGCTGGCAGCTTTGTCCCGCGGGAAGGAGAACTGGACATCAGCGCTTTCCTCGAAGCCCTGAAGAAAGCTTTTGACTTGGATGTCGAACCCGAAACAGGAAGCATTTCCCTTGAACTTGCTCCCCGCCCGCCTGCCCTCTGCGCCGGCTGTTCTCACAGGGCAACTTTCTATTCCATGAAGAAGGTTTTTGGAAAAGATGCTATCTACCCGAGCGATATCGGCTGTTATACCCTCGGGATTCAGAGCGGAACCGTTGAGACCACGCTCTGCATGGGCTCAAGCATAAGCATTGCATCGGGGCTTTACCATGCAGGAGAAAAGCGCCCGATCTGCTGTTCCATCGGGGATTCAACCTTTTTCCATACAGGTATGAACTCGCTTTTGAATGCGGTCTTCAACAAAGCCAATATTACGGTCACAATTCTTGACAACCGCATCACGGCCATGACCGGGCACCAGCCAAACCCCGGAGTCGGCTATACGATTACCGGAGAGCCAACTGTTGAGGTCTCGCTTGCCGAACTCTGCAGGGCTATGGGAACCGGATCCGTGGCGGTTGTTGACCCCTACAACCTGGAAGAGACTCAGGAAGCTTTCAAAGCCGCAAAGGATTTCGAAGGCACAGCCGTGGTTATTGCAAAACAGCCCTGTGTAATCTCAGGCAAGAGGGCGGGGATCAAAAGGATCCCGTATGTCGTTGATCCTGAAAAGTGCGAAGGCTGCAAGCAATGTGTTAAGTTCGGCTGCCCTGCAATCGAATTTGATGAGGAAAACAAGCGTGCTGTTATTACTGCCCTCTGCAGCGGGTGTGGAGTCTGTGCGCAAATCTGCAAGTTTGATGCTATCCGGGAGGTGAAGAGATGA